The Streptomyces noursei ATCC 11455 sequence GATCAGCTTGCCGTACGTCGACATCGCGCCCAGCCCGTACTGGCCGACGAGGTGGGCGGTGGCTCCGAAGACCGCGAGCGGGGCGAGCTTCATGATGTAGCCGACGATGGTGAAGACCACGTCCTGGGTCTGCTCGATCAGCGGCAGCAACTGGGGCACACGCCGCTGCCCGAGGTGCAGCAGCGCCGCCCCCACCAGGCAGGCCAGTACCAGGACTTGGAGCAGCGAGTTCTCGGCGAACGCGCCGACCGCGCTGTCCGGCAGCGCCTCCAGGACGAACTGGCTCGCGGAGGGCAGTTTCCCGCCACCTGTCCTGGCGTCCACCGCCCCCTTGTCGAGGGAGGCCGGATCGACGTGCATCCCGGCGCCGGGGCTGAAGACGTTGGCCGCCAACAGGCCCACGACCAGGGCGATACTGGTCGCCGCCTCGAACCAGATCAGGGCCTTGACCCCGATCCGCCCGAAGGACTTGAGGTCGCCCGCCTTGGTGATGCCGGCGACGACGACGCAGAAGACGAGCGGGGAGATGACCGCCTTGATGAGGCGGACGAAGCCGTCCCCGAGCGGCTGGAGCGAGGAGCCCGCCTGCGGCCAGAGGCGTCCGACCAGGACACCGAGCAGCAGGGCGAGCAGTACCTGGGCGAACAGACTGGTGCGCAACAACCGCCCGGCACGGCGGGCGATGCTTCCGGTGGCGTGCGGCACGGGCACTCCTCCATGGACGGATTTTGAAATGCGGAAACATATTTCCGCGGTCCGTCACTATGGCCGGTTGTCGTTTCTCCCGAAAGAGGGCAGGGAACTTCCCGTGAAATCTTGGAGCTTGATCCAAGGAGCGGCGCCCGCGGACTTCCGTCCTCGCGGCGGGAGCGGCGGACTCAGCCGGACAGGTGCGCCCTGTCCCCCATCACCACGACCGGGTGCCGCGCCGGATCGAGCGCCCGCAGCAGCGCCGCCATCGCGGACTTCGCCACGCTCACGCAGGCCGAGGTCCCGGTCCCGTGGTCCAGATGGAGCCAGACCCCGCCGCCCTTGGACTGCCCCTGGGGGCGCGTGGGATCCAGCGGGGACGCCCCGACGACCCGGTTGTAGTTGATCGCCACCACGTAGTCGAAATCGTGACGGGTGTTCTTCGACCAGTACGCCGGCGGGGTGAACGCCGCCGCGTGCGTGTAGGGCAGCCGGGTCCCGGGATCGGGGAGCACCCCACCGGCGTCGGTCAGCGAGAAGACCCCGACCGGGCTGCGCTGGTCGTCCTCGTGATGGTCCAGCGTCCACCCGCGCCGCCCGTTGTGCGCCGGCCAACTCCCCTTTCGTTCCCACCCATTGGCGCCTTTCTCGTACAGCACCACCGTCGCGTCCGGGGAGTTCGGGCCCGCGCCGTAGACCGCGACGACCTGGCGGGTGGCGGCCGGGATCCGTGCCCGCAGCGCCGCGCCGACGCCGGGGACGCCCGCGGAGTGCGCGGTGTCCGACCCGCCGCCGGCCGACCCTCCGGGATGCGGCCGCGCCCCGACGCCGTCCCTCTCGGCGCCCTTGCCGCCCTTGCCGTCCCGGCCGTCCTCGCCACCGGCTCCGCAGCCCGCCACCAGGAACGCCGTCGCCGCGGCCACCGCCGCCATCCGCACCGCACCGCCCGCTGTCCGCATGACGCCCATGCTCCCACCGCGCCCTGACGACCGTTCACCCGCCGGCCGCCGGGTCCGCGGGTCCGCTGTCGGCGTCCGCGGGCCCGCCGGCGTCCACGGCCCGGAGGAACCGTCGGCCTTACCGGCTTTCGGTGGAAAAACGGTTTGAAACCGGGCCGCCCGGCACGCGAACCTTCCCTGTGCCCCCGCTCGCGCCGGGGCCTGTCACCAAGGCGCGAGGGTCACGCCGGCCTGCCCGGACGGCGTCTCACCACTCCCCCGACGACCACCGCCGCCGCTGCCGGCCCGCCGAGCACGCGCGGCCCACCCCACTCGCCGCGACGACTCCTTGGACATCATGCGCATTCGCGATCTTCCCCACCCCGACCCCGGCGTCCCCGACGTCCGTACGGGCGGCAGATTCCTCGTGTGGCTGTGCCGGAAACAGCGCGGCGGGCAGGCCAAGGCCCTCTTCTGGGGGCTGGTCCACATGGCCTCGATGGCGTCGTTCCCGCTGCCGGTGGGCCTCGCCGTGCAGGCCGCGGTGGACGGCCACGGCGCCCGGCTGGTGCTGGCGGGCGGCCTGCTGGCAGTGCTCGGCGGGCTGGTCGCGATCGGCGACGTCATGTTGCACCGCGCGGCCGTGACCAACTGGATCGTCACGGTGGCCCGGATGCAGCAGCTGCTCGCCCGCAAGACCTCCGAACTGGGCGGGGCGATGACCCGCCGGGTTGCGGCCGGCGAGATCGTCGCGGTCAGCACCGGCGACCTGGAGCGCATCGGATGGTTCGTCGAGACGCTGTCCCGCTTCGGCGCGGCCCTGGTGGCCTCGGTCGGCGTCTGCCTCGCGCTCGTCGTCTACCAGCCGCAGCTCGGCCTCGTGGTGGCCCTCGGCACGCCCCTCCTGGCGCTGGCCGTCCTGCCGCTGCTGCCGCCGGCCACCCGCCGGGCCGACGCCCAGCGCGAGAAGGCCGGGCGGGCCACCGAACTCGCCTCCGACACCGTCGCCGGGCTCCGGGTCCTGCGCGGGATCGGCGGCGAGGACCTCTTCCTCGGCCGCTACCGCAGCGCCTCCCAGGAGGTCCGTCGGGCCGCCGTCCGCAGCGCCCGCATGTGGTCGCTGATCTCGGCCGTGCAGGTCGCCCTGCCCGGCCTGCTGCTGATCGCCGTCGTCTGGCACGGCGTCGGCCTCGCGCTCGACGGCCGGATCGCGGTCGGTGAACTCGTCACCATCTACGGCGCGGTCTCCTTCCTGCTCTACCCGCTGCGCCACTTCGAGGAGATGACGATGTCCTGGTCCTTCTCCCGGCCGTCGGCGGAGCGGACGGCGCGCGTCCTGGCACTGAGCCGGCCGGCCGGCGGGCGGCTGACCGACCCGGAACCGCCGTCCGGCGACCTCCACGACCCGGTCAGCGGGCTGACCGCGCGGGCCGGCCGGCTGACCGCCGTGGTATGCGGCGACCCGGACGCCGCGGGCCGGCTCGCCGAGCGCCTCGGCGGCCATGCCCCGCACCCGGCCCCGGTCCCGGAGTCCCCCGGCGCGGCCCCGGCGGCTCCGGCGGCCACCGGCCCGGACGCCGACGAGGCGGAGTCGCACCGTCCGCTCTCCGTCGTCCTCGGCGGCACCCCGCTGGACGACGTCCCCCGCGGCACCGCCCGGACCGCCGTCCTGGTCCAGGACAAGGACCCCGTACTGCTCTCCGGGACGCTCGGGGAACTCCTCGACGTCCCGGCGTCCGGCCGGGTCACCAACGAGGCGGCGCTCGACGCGGCCCAATGCGGCGATGTGCTGGCCGCGTTGGCCCAGGCGTCCGCCGACGACTCCGGCGACCCGATGCACACCCACATCACCGAACGCGGCAGGTCGCTCTCCGGCGGCCAGCGCCAGCGGCTGGCCCTGGCCAGGTCGCTGGTCGCCGACCCCGAGGTGCTGGTGCTGGACGAACCGACCAGCGCCGTCGACGCGCACACCGAGGCCCGGGTCGCCGACGGTCTGCGGGAGATCCGGGCGGGCCGCACGACCGTGCTCCTCACCTCCAGCCCGCTCCTGCTGGACCGCGCCGACCACGTCGTCTTCCTCCAGGAGGGCAAGGTCGCCGGCGAGGCAGCGCACCGCGAACTGCTGCACACCCACCCGGAGTACCGCGCCGTCGTCACCCGCGAACCGGACCCCGCCCCCGCGGCGCCGCACATCACCGACCGCACCGTCATCGAGGAGACCGCATGATCGGCCTGGCCCCGCCGGAGCACGATCCCAACGCGCCCACGACCGTCGACACCCTGCCGGTCGGCTCGCCGGCGACGGTGCGCGCCTATGTGGCCGAGCTGATCCGCCGCCACCGCCGGGACTTCACGGTCCTGGTCACCGTCAACGCCGTCGCGGTCATCGCCTCGATGGTCGGTCCCTATCTCCTGGGCGGCCTGGTCGAGGACCTGTCCGCGGGCCGCGGCGGACAGATCCAACTCGGCCGCACCATCGGCCTGTTCGCGCTCGCCCTGGTCGTCCAGACGGCGTTCGTCCGCATGGTGCGGCTGCGCGGGGCCATGCTCGGCGAACGGATGCTGGCGGACCTGCGCGAGGACTTCCTCGTCCGGTCGGTGGCCCTGCCACCGGGCGTCCTGGAGCGGGCCGGCACCGGCGACCTGCTGTCCAGGATCACCACCGACATCGACCGGCTCGCCGAGGCGATGCGGGAGGCCGTACCGCAGCTGTCCATCGGCGTCGTCTGGGCCGGTCTGCTGCTCGGCGGGCTCACCGTCACCGCACCGCCGCTCGCGCTGTCCGTGCTGATCGCGCTGCCGGTGCTGATCGTCGGCTGCCGCTGGTACTTCAAGCGCGCGCCCGCCGCCTACCGCTCCGAGGCCGCCGGCTACGCCGCGGTCTCCGCCGTCCTCACCGAGTCCGTGGACGCCGGCCGCACCATCGAGGCGCACCGCTTGAACACCCGCCGGATCGCGCTGTCGGAGCACCGGATCCGTGCCTGGACCCAGTGGGAGCGCTACACCCTCTCCCTCCGCTCGGTCCTCTTCCCGGTCATCAACGTCACCCATGTGGTGATCCTCGGCGCGGTCGTGGTGCTCGGCGGGGTGTTCGTGCTGCACGGCTGGCTCACCCCGGGGCAGCTGACCACCGGCGCGCTGCTGGCGCAGATGCTCACCGAACCGGTCAACCTGGTCCTGCGCTGGTACGACGAGCTCCAGGTGGCCCAGGTGTCCATCGCCCGGCTCGTCGGCGTCCGCGAGATCGAGCCGGAGGCCGCCGACGCCTCCGTGGTCCCCGGCGGCCGGGAGATGCGCGCCGAGGACGTCAGCTTCGGCTACCGCGCCGGCGTCGACGTGCTGCGCCAGGTCTCGCTGAGCGTGCGCCCAGGCAGCCGGGTGGCGCTGGTCGGTCCGTCCGGTGCCGGGAAGTCCACGCTGGGCCGACTGCTGGCCGGCATCTACGGACCGCGGGCCGGCTCGGTGTCGTTGGGCGGCGCCGAGCTCTCCGCGATGCCCGCCGAACGCGTGCGGGAGCACGTCGCCCTGGTCAATCAGGAGCACCACGTCTTCGTCGGAACGCTGCGCGACAACCTGCTGCTGGCCCGCACGGACGCGGCCGACGCCGAACTCTGGGCGGCCCTGGGCGCGGTGGACGCGGACGGCTGGGCCCGCGCCCTGCCCGGCGGGCTGGACACCGAGGTCGGCTCCGGCGGCACGGCCCTGACGCCGGCCCGGGCCCAGCAGGTCGCGCTGGCCCGCCTGGTGCTGGCCGACCCGCACACCTTGGTGCTCGACGAGGCGACGTCGCTCCTGGACCCGCGCGCCGCCCGTCACCTGGAGCGGTCGCTGGGCAAGGTCCTGGACGGGCGCACGGTCGTGGCCATCGCCCACCGGCTGCACACCGCCCACGACGCCGATGTCATCGCGGTCGTCGAGGACGGCCGGATCAGTGAACTGGGCAGCCACCGGGAGCTGGTCGCGGCCGACGGCGCGTACGCGGCGCTGTGGCGGTCCTGGCACGGCTGAGCCGCCGCGGACGCACGGTGGCGCCCCACGGCTGCGTGGGGCGCCACCGGGGAACGGGACCGGACGGGCCGGGCGGGGCCGCAGACCCGCCGGCGTCGCGCGGGTCGCACGGGTCAGATGTAGCCCAGTGCCCCCAGCGCGCCGAGGCCGCCCAGCAGCATGAACGCCGGCATCAGCACCTTGATCTCCACCCGGCTGCCGGCCCGGAAGCGCATCGGCTTGGGCGTGCCCAGCGGGTACCAGCGCTTGCGGCCTATCGGGATGGGCCACAGGATCGGGCAGCCCGAGACGGTCAGCGCGTCGCCGATGTCGTGCACCAGCGCGCCCAGCATGATCGGCAGGCCGAGCCAGAGGTACTCCTGCCCCG is a genomic window containing:
- a CDS encoding cation:dicarboxylate symporter family transporter; amino-acid sequence: MPHATGSIARRAGRLLRTSLFAQVLLALLLGVLVGRLWPQAGSSLQPLGDGFVRLIKAVISPLVFCVVVAGITKAGDLKSFGRIGVKALIWFEAATSIALVVGLLAANVFSPGAGMHVDPASLDKGAVDARTGGGKLPSASQFVLEALPDSAVGAFAENSLLQVLVLACLVGAALLHLGQRRVPQLLPLIEQTQDVVFTIVGYIMKLAPLAVFGATAHLVGQYGLGAMSTYGKLIAVCYGVALVFLVLLGLALKAVTGLSLWKFVRYTREELLLALGTGSSETVMPRMMQKLRAAGCRDDAVGLVLPTGYSFNLDGAAIYLSVGTLFIAQAIGVHLSLGQQITVVLVLMLTSKGMAGVPGSAFLALSATATALGVIPAAAVALLLGVDRIMDSMRVATNLLGNCVAVFAVSRWEGALDRVTAKQVLAGAAPAGRAPQPAPAPAGQEEPDDAPVAPGER
- a CDS encoding ABC transporter ATP-binding protein: MIGLAPPEHDPNAPTTVDTLPVGSPATVRAYVAELIRRHRRDFTVLVTVNAVAVIASMVGPYLLGGLVEDLSAGRGGQIQLGRTIGLFALALVVQTAFVRMVRLRGAMLGERMLADLREDFLVRSVALPPGVLERAGTGDLLSRITTDIDRLAEAMREAVPQLSIGVVWAGLLLGGLTVTAPPLALSVLIALPVLIVGCRWYFKRAPAAYRSEAAGYAAVSAVLTESVDAGRTIEAHRLNTRRIALSEHRIRAWTQWERYTLSLRSVLFPVINVTHVVILGAVVVLGGVFVLHGWLTPGQLTTGALLAQMLTEPVNLVLRWYDELQVAQVSIARLVGVREIEPEAADASVVPGGREMRAEDVSFGYRAGVDVLRQVSLSVRPGSRVALVGPSGAGKSTLGRLLAGIYGPRAGSVSLGGAELSAMPAERVREHVALVNQEHHVFVGTLRDNLLLARTDAADAELWAALGAVDADGWARALPGGLDTEVGSGGTALTPARAQQVALARLVLADPHTLVLDEATSLLDPRAARHLERSLGKVLDGRTVVAIAHRLHTAHDADVIAVVEDGRISELGSHRELVAADGAYAALWRSWHG
- a CDS encoding ABC transporter transmembrane domain-containing protein produces the protein MRIRDLPHPDPGVPDVRTGGRFLVWLCRKQRGGQAKALFWGLVHMASMASFPLPVGLAVQAAVDGHGARLVLAGGLLAVLGGLVAIGDVMLHRAAVTNWIVTVARMQQLLARKTSELGGAMTRRVAAGEIVAVSTGDLERIGWFVETLSRFGAALVASVGVCLALVVYQPQLGLVVALGTPLLALAVLPLLPPATRRADAQREKAGRATELASDTVAGLRVLRGIGGEDLFLGRYRSASQEVRRAAVRSARMWSLISAVQVALPGLLLIAVVWHGVGLALDGRIAVGELVTIYGAVSFLLYPLRHFEEMTMSWSFSRPSAERTARVLALSRPAGGRLTDPEPPSGDLHDPVSGLTARAGRLTAVVCGDPDAAGRLAERLGGHAPHPAPVPESPGAAPAAPAATGPDADEAESHRPLSVVLGGTPLDDVPRGTARTAVLVQDKDPVLLSGTLGELLDVPASGRVTNEAALDAAQCGDVLAALAQASADDSGDPMHTHITERGRSLSGGQRQRLALARSLVADPEVLVLDEPTSAVDAHTEARVADGLREIRAGRTTVLLTSSPLLLDRADHVVFLQEGKVAGEAAHRELLHTHPEYRAVVTREPDPAPAAPHITDRTVIEETA